One genomic segment of Paenibacillus durus includes these proteins:
- a CDS encoding sporulation protein, giving the protein MSMFKKVLASVGIGSAKVDTRLEEARVVAGGTLRGVVSIRGGQVEQQIDKIYIYVKTQYEKEENDKKVTHETEIARILITEGFLLQAGEVREIPFEITVPERTPVSYRHTPVWLMTGLDIKMALDPSDHDYLEVLPSDNMQVVFGALDELGFRLREVSNEYAPRLGAGLPFVQEFEYVPTREFRGALDELEVMFFPRGDNLELYIQIDRRARGLGGFLSEAMGTDESFIRVTFTGNDLRRGVHEVSSRLYELISRYS; this is encoded by the coding sequence ATGTCTATGTTCAAAAAGGTATTGGCAAGCGTCGGCATCGGGTCGGCTAAAGTTGACACTCGGCTGGAGGAGGCGCGGGTAGTGGCTGGCGGTACGCTGCGCGGAGTAGTATCCATTCGCGGGGGCCAGGTGGAGCAGCAAATTGACAAGATTTATATTTATGTGAAGACTCAGTATGAAAAAGAAGAAAATGATAAAAAGGTAACGCACGAAACTGAAATCGCACGCATCCTCATTACCGAGGGATTTTTGCTGCAGGCAGGGGAGGTTCGGGAAATTCCGTTTGAAATTACCGTTCCTGAGCGTACGCCTGTATCGTACCGCCATACACCGGTATGGCTGATGACTGGGCTGGATATCAAGATGGCGCTTGATCCAAGCGACCATGATTATCTAGAGGTACTGCCGAGCGATAACATGCAGGTGGTGTTCGGCGCGCTGGATGAGCTGGGCTTCAGGCTGCGTGAAGTTTCCAATGAGTATGCTCCCCGTCTTGGCGCCGGCTTGCCTTTTGTACAGGAGTTCGAGTATGTGCCGACCCGCGAGTTTCGCGGTGCGCTGGATGAACTTGAAGTGATGTTCTTTCCACGGGGCGACAATTTGGAGCTGTACATCCAGATTGACCGCAGAGCTCGCGGACTTGGCGGTTTCTTGTCAGAAGCCATGGGCACGGATGAGAGCTTTATCCGCGTGACCTTTACCGGTAATGATCTGCGCCGCGGCGTACATGAGGTGTCGAGCCGGTTATATGAACTAATCTCCCGATACAGCTAA
- a CDS encoding winged helix-turn-helix transcriptional regulator, giving the protein MTNPSERKCPVETTMGVIGGKWKGVIIYYLLSGTKRFNELRKIYPQVTHHTLTLQLRDLEREGIIARKTYSQVPPKVEYSLTEFGRTLEPIILLMKEWGDKYEVRVNESHHQLETSESE; this is encoded by the coding sequence ATGACAAATCCTTCAGAAAGAAAGTGTCCAGTGGAAACAACCATGGGTGTCATCGGCGGCAAATGGAAGGGAGTTATTATTTATTATTTGTTGAGCGGGACCAAGCGATTCAATGAGCTTCGCAAGATCTACCCCCAAGTTACTCATCATACCCTGACCCTTCAGTTGAGAGACCTAGAACGCGAAGGGATTATTGCAAGAAAGACGTATAGTCAGGTGCCGCCCAAGGTGGAGTATTCGTTAACGGAGTTTGGGAGAACGCTGGAGCCCATCATTCTCTTAATGAAAGAATGGGGAGACAAATATGAAGTGCGGGTGAATGAAAGTCATCATCAATTGGAGACTAGTGAGAGTGAGTAA
- a CDS encoding glutamine--tRNA ligase/YqeY domain fusion protein, translating to MSSLKEHYTENFLLRLISEELEKSPFGRDMCTRFPPEPNGYLHIGNAYAINTNFTTAQRFNGTFNLRFDDTNPLKEDTQYVNAIIEDIKWLGYDPGKHIYYGSDYSDEIYNAAVTLIKRGKAYVCDLTPSEVTEYRGTLTEPGKNSPYRNRSVEENLELFAKMKNGNFPASSKVVRAKIDMDSPNLNLRDPVIYRIIYAEHYRTGNEWCIYPMYDFAHPIQDAIEGITYSLCSIEFKDHRPLYEWVLKELGTPEPPRQREFGRLNLTGVVTSKRFLRQLVEGGFVDGWNDPRLPTIRGLRRRGFTPESIRRFIEEIGSIRTQSTVDISLLDHCVRQDLKAKTVSVMGVLHPLKVVISNYPEDEAERLTIENNSENEALGKREVPFSKTIYIERDDFMEQPSKGFHRLSPNGEVRLKGAYFIRCEEVIKDGDTGEITELRCTYDPFTKSGTGFTGRKVKGTIHWVSAEHAVKVDVNLYEKLLLDQDIPKEGSGDWTTMINPDSLVTIKDVLMEPSIEHARPEQKFQFFRHGYFCVDKKCSTGDRLVFNRVVPLKDTWGKR from the coding sequence TTGAGTAGCCTCAAGGAGCATTACACCGAGAATTTTTTATTAAGGCTGATTAGTGAGGAGCTTGAGAAGAGTCCATTTGGCAGGGACATGTGCACGCGATTTCCTCCCGAACCCAATGGTTATCTTCATATCGGAAACGCCTACGCCATAAACACGAATTTTACAACAGCCCAAAGGTTTAACGGAACGTTCAATTTACGCTTTGACGATACGAATCCCCTTAAGGAGGACACTCAGTATGTCAATGCGATTATCGAGGATATCAAGTGGCTCGGCTATGATCCGGGAAAACATATTTATTATGGCTCAGACTACTCGGACGAAATCTATAACGCCGCAGTTACATTGATCAAACGCGGGAAGGCCTACGTCTGTGACTTGACACCGAGCGAAGTGACGGAGTATCGAGGGACTTTGACGGAGCCTGGCAAGAACAGCCCTTACCGAAACCGGTCCGTAGAGGAAAATCTGGAGCTTTTTGCAAAAATGAAAAACGGCAACTTCCCCGCTTCTTCAAAGGTCGTTCGCGCGAAAATTGATATGGACTCGCCCAATTTGAATCTGCGTGATCCTGTGATTTACCGAATTATCTATGCTGAGCATTACAGGACTGGAAATGAATGGTGCATCTATCCGATGTACGATTTTGCTCATCCTATCCAAGATGCGATTGAGGGCATCACCTATTCCCTATGCTCAATTGAATTCAAAGACCACCGTCCCTTGTATGAATGGGTCTTAAAGGAGCTTGGTACCCCTGAGCCTCCGCGGCAAAGGGAGTTCGGCCGGCTGAACTTAACGGGTGTAGTCACAAGCAAACGATTTTTGAGGCAGCTGGTAGAAGGAGGCTTCGTCGACGGCTGGAATGATCCCAGGCTTCCGACGATTCGAGGCTTAAGAAGAAGAGGCTTCACGCCGGAAAGCATACGCCGCTTTATTGAGGAGATCGGCAGCATCCGAACCCAAAGCACGGTAGATATTTCGCTCTTGGATCATTGCGTCAGGCAGGATTTAAAAGCAAAAACGGTTAGCGTCATGGGTGTCTTGCACCCTTTGAAGGTCGTCATTAGCAACTACCCTGAGGATGAGGCGGAACGATTAACGATTGAGAACAACAGCGAAAACGAGGCGCTGGGGAAAAGAGAGGTTCCTTTTTCCAAAACGATTTATATCGAGCGGGACGATTTTATGGAGCAGCCATCCAAGGGCTTCCATCGGCTTAGTCCGAATGGAGAGGTGAGGCTGAAGGGGGCGTATTTTATTAGATGCGAAGAAGTGATCAAAGACGGCGATACGGGTGAAATTACGGAACTGCGCTGCACTTACGACCCGTTTACGAAGAGCGGCACGGGGTTTACCGGGCGTAAGGTGAAGGGGACGATTCATTGGGTATCTGCGGAACATGCGGTTAAGGTTGATGTTAATCTTTATGAGAAGCTGCTGCTTGATCAAGATATTCCGAAGGAGGGCAGCGGGGATTGGACAACGATGATCAACCCTGACTCGTTAGTTACCATAAAGGACGTCTTAATGGAGCCTTCCATTGAACATGCCCGCCCGGAACAGAAATTCCAATTCTTCCGTCACGGTTATTTTTGCGTCGATAAGAAGTGTAGTACCGGTGATCGGCTTGTATTTAACCGTGTCGTACCGTTAAAGGATACTTGGGGTAAAAGATGA
- a CDS encoding DUF3888 domain-containing protein, producing MLQKRLTTVLLASLLTVNAPPQIFAMESVNGPQENVQAQCDVLRDAFIWSLFDPIGKVLAGYDDDRQFMVDKLVEIKRLEQGQYYWEATLKVTTFEGAHNPPYHSYTVTFTNLFSKQPKVVNVQRTERTTYLQ from the coding sequence ATGCTGCAAAAAAGATTGACAACTGTTCTTCTCGCTTCTCTCCTGACTGTTAATGCTCCGCCCCAAATCTTTGCAATGGAATCAGTTAATGGCCCCCAAGAGAACGTTCAGGCACAGTGCGATGTCCTGAGAGACGCGTTTATCTGGTCTTTATTCGACCCAATCGGCAAAGTCCTTGCTGGGTACGATGACGACAGACAGTTCATGGTCGACAAATTGGTTGAGATCAAAAGATTGGAACAAGGCCAATATTACTGGGAGGCTACTTTAAAAGTAACGACCTTTGAAGGCGCACATAATCCTCCCTATCACAGCTACACTGTTACATTTACAAATCTGTTCTCAAAACAACCTAAAGTGGTGAATGTTCAGCGAACGGAAAGAACCACGTACCTGCAATAG
- a CDS encoding cadherin-like beta sandwich domain-containing protein, whose protein sequence is MRLARYFFISFTFLILITALPWYVRAQISDADADLVSIYQGTGSLSPAFSPSVTEYWVRMHSSGTGYYTAAIPANSGAAMEYSMNGGSWTGLPSNTSTGYLPTNRGDNTFQFKVTSADLTATKTYTIHVYYPLTNDADLIDLHSDDATLSPGFQSSVMNYTAHVPYTTSSISFTGVLDDPAASLTINGTAATDGAASSSIPLNVGSNTIVIVTASYDLTANKTYTITVTRAAPSTNAGLSNLSVPGNMLSPAFATGTNAYTLASVAYAADSLTVIPTAADPASTVKVRVNGGSYMTVTNGHGIDVPLTPGSNLITIEVTAEDPGYIKRYTISVTRLQDSTINPASGTFDKYSSNTAEGHYQDVVTTLTLNGNTLSAIKLDDTILEPSSYTLSANTVTIHKEYLATLKTGNHVITFVMNKGTNALFTLFVKDTTPPALNSAVAGDGHVQLAWSPVDGSTGYKIYQSLTSGTYGPEAATVTGSTYDFDVTGLTNGTTSYFVIKATNPGGDSAASNEVSATPRTVPAAPTDVSAIAGNSQATVSFTAPSNNGGSPIIGYEVIASPGNIIAEGTSSPITVTGLSNGTAYTFTVKAVNSAGKSAGSAVSNVIIPGPSSNAGDGNGNDSGTRGNEDNDTPANPVTTGTASAVVNILVNGEAKNWGLATTTRVNNQSVTTISLDPAKFMELFEAASPGTIITFPFSPGSDVVIGEFNGQMIKTLEQNQAVVKIQTDQATYTLPAQQINIESISKQLGQSALLQDLVVQIEIAAPSADMLQTIENAAFKGNFKLVAPPLNFTVRAAYHDSSLEVSRFNAYVERTIAISDSVPNSIDANQVTTGIVVEPDGSVYSMPTKLAVMDGKYYAKIKSLSGSTYAIISHPVEFQDAASHWAKSAINDLGSRMIINGFDNGRYAPNQDITRAEFAAILVRGLGVKLVNGGTAFPDVKASDWYSDAIQTAYANQLLSGFEDGSFHPTDKVTREQAMTMISKAMTLTGLKTKLLTQEINAALAPFKDAANASNWAKESIADCLQSGMVTGRNEMELAPKAFITRAEVAVIIQRFLQKSELI, encoded by the coding sequence GTGAGACTCGCAAGGTATTTCTTCATCAGCTTTACGTTTTTGATCCTTATTACAGCTCTTCCTTGGTATGTACGGGCTCAAATAAGCGATGCGGATGCCGATCTGGTGTCTATTTATCAAGGGACCGGCTCATTATCCCCTGCCTTTTCTCCATCCGTGACGGAATATTGGGTAAGAATGCACAGCTCTGGAACTGGTTATTATACAGCGGCAATTCCTGCAAATTCCGGAGCTGCGATGGAGTATTCGATGAATGGAGGTTCTTGGACTGGACTCCCTTCCAATACATCGACCGGGTATCTCCCGACAAACCGGGGAGATAATACGTTTCAATTCAAGGTAACTTCGGCGGATTTAACGGCAACCAAAACGTATACAATTCATGTATATTATCCACTGACCAATGACGCGGATTTGATTGATTTACATTCAGATGATGCAACGTTAAGCCCGGGTTTTCAATCCTCGGTAATGAATTACACAGCACACGTACCTTATACAACGAGCAGCATTTCGTTCACCGGGGTGCTGGATGATCCCGCAGCCTCTTTGACAATCAACGGAACAGCGGCGACCGATGGTGCTGCATCCAGTTCAATTCCTTTAAATGTCGGAAGCAATACGATAGTGATCGTGACCGCATCCTATGATCTTACGGCGAATAAGACGTATACGATAACGGTGACACGAGCCGCACCCAGCACGAATGCCGGCTTGAGCAATCTCAGCGTTCCCGGAAACATGTTAAGTCCGGCTTTTGCAACAGGTACGAACGCTTATACATTGGCAAGTGTGGCTTATGCTGCCGATTCATTAACGGTAATTCCAACGGCAGCCGATCCGGCATCAACGGTAAAGGTTCGGGTTAATGGAGGCAGCTACATGACGGTGACGAATGGACACGGAATAGATGTGCCGCTGACTCCAGGCAGCAATCTCATCACCATAGAAGTGACAGCGGAAGATCCGGGCTACATCAAGCGGTATACGATTTCGGTTACACGGCTGCAGGATAGTACGATCAACCCGGCATCGGGCACTTTTGACAAATATTCGTCCAATACTGCGGAAGGGCACTATCAAGACGTCGTGACGACCCTTACCTTGAACGGCAATACATTGTCGGCCATAAAGCTTGACGACACGATCCTGGAACCTTCCAGCTACACATTATCCGCAAATACAGTAACCATTCATAAGGAATACTTGGCTACATTAAAAACGGGCAATCATGTAATTACTTTTGTGATGAATAAGGGAACGAACGCTCTGTTTACCCTATTTGTGAAGGATACAACTCCACCGGCCCTGAACTCCGCTGTTGCCGGTGACGGACATGTACAACTTGCCTGGAGTCCTGTAGATGGCTCTACGGGATACAAAATCTACCAAAGCTTAACATCCGGCACTTATGGTCCCGAAGCCGCTACCGTTACCGGGTCAACTTACGATTTTGATGTAACAGGCTTGACCAATGGCACTACGAGCTACTTTGTCATTAAAGCGACCAATCCGGGAGGGGACAGCGCGGCTTCCAATGAAGTGAGCGCAACGCCGAGAACCGTTCCGGCCGCTCCAACGGACGTAAGCGCGATTGCGGGAAACAGCCAAGCTACCGTTTCTTTTACTGCTCCATCGAACAATGGCGGAAGCCCGATCATCGGATACGAAGTTATCGCTTCGCCGGGCAATATCATTGCCGAAGGAACAAGCAGCCCAATTACCGTTACGGGCTTATCGAACGGCACTGCTTATACGTTTACGGTAAAAGCGGTCAACAGCGCAGGGAAAAGCGCCGGATCAGCCGTTTCCAACGTGATTATTCCAGGACCATCATCAAATGCCGGAGATGGGAACGGTAACGATAGCGGGACCCGCGGCAACGAGGATAACGATACACCGGCAAATCCCGTTACAACAGGGACTGCTAGTGCAGTTGTGAATATCCTGGTCAATGGAGAAGCCAAAAATTGGGGATTAGCAACAACAACCCGGGTTAACAATCAATCGGTTACCACGATTTCACTAGACCCGGCCAAATTTATGGAGCTTTTTGAAGCGGCAAGTCCGGGTACAATAATTACGTTTCCATTCAGTCCGGGATCGGATGTCGTCATCGGTGAGTTCAACGGTCAGATGATCAAAACTCTGGAGCAAAATCAGGCGGTAGTGAAAATCCAAACCGATCAGGCGACCTATACGCTGCCTGCCCAGCAAATCAATATAGAATCTATCTCTAAACAGTTGGGACAATCGGCACTACTACAGGATTTGGTCGTTCAAATTGAAATCGCGGCTCCTTCGGCAGACATGCTGCAAACGATCGAAAATGCGGCATTCAAAGGCAATTTCAAGCTTGTTGCTCCTCCGCTTAACTTTACAGTACGTGCGGCATATCATGATAGCAGCTTGGAAGTGTCCCGGTTCAACGCATATGTAGAACGCACAATAGCGATTTCCGATAGCGTTCCCAATAGCATTGACGCCAACCAGGTCACAACCGGCATTGTGGTGGAACCGGATGGATCAGTTTACTCAATGCCAACCAAGCTTGCCGTTATGGATGGGAAATATTATGCGAAAATCAAGAGCTTGTCGGGTAGCACGTACGCTATCATTTCACATCCGGTCGAATTTCAAGATGCCGCCAGCCACTGGGCGAAATCTGCAATCAATGATTTGGGCTCGCGCATGATCATTAACGGGTTCGACAATGGGAGGTATGCCCCCAATCAAGACATTACACGTGCAGAGTTTGCGGCCATCCTTGTTCGAGGACTAGGAGTGAAGCTCGTGAATGGAGGAACCGCATTCCCGGATGTAAAAGCTTCCGATTGGTATAGCGATGCCATTCAAACTGCATACGCCAACCAATTGCTTAGCGGTTTTGAAGATGGCAGCTTTCATCCAACGGACAAAGTCACAAGGGAACAGGCAATGACGATGATATCAAAAGCAATGACACTGACCGGTTTGAAAACCAAGCTCCTTACCCAGGAGATAAATGCAGCGCTTGCTCCATTTAAAGATGCAGCGAATGCTTCCAATTGGGCCAAGGAGAGTATTGCCGACTGTCTGCAATCGGGAATGGTTACAGGCAGAAATGAGATGGAGCTCGCTCCAAAAGCATTCATTACGAGAGCCGAAGTTGCAGTTATTATTCAGAGGTTCCTTCAGAAGTCCGAACTCATTTAG
- a CDS encoding YjcZ family sporulation protein: MSGYAGFTSTTVVLVLFILLVIVLKTF; encoded by the coding sequence ATGAGCGGTTATGCAGGGTTCACCTCTACTACTGTTGTCTTAGTGCTTTTCATTCTGTTGGTGATTGTTCTGAAGACATTCTAA
- a CDS encoding zinc-binding alcohol dehydrogenase family protein, whose translation MSKKPEMMRAVGYYKFLSIEHPESLLDIEVPKPAPHGRDILVEVKAISANPADPIVRAYDQAGEGPYILGWDVAGVIEQVGPECTLFQPGDEVFYAGSLIRPGCNSEFHLVDERIVGRKPSTLDFANAASLPLTTITAWESLFDRLGISQAPESNKNKSILIIGAAGGVGSIALQLARLAGLTVIGTASRPESIQWVEELGAQYVINHYEEFLPQLQKLGFDHVDYIFCLNHTDQHWHNMTQVIAPQGKICLIVENEAPVALNLLKSKSVTVVWETMFTRSTFNTEDILEQHRLLNLLAELVDAGKIRTAVTERLSPINAANLKLAHAKIESGKTIGKIVLEHFS comes from the coding sequence ATGAGTAAAAAGCCAGAAATGATGCGGGCGGTAGGTTATTATAAGTTTCTTTCAATCGAGCATCCTGAAAGTCTGTTAGATATAGAAGTGCCTAAACCCGCCCCGCATGGCCGCGATATCCTCGTTGAAGTAAAAGCCATTTCCGCCAACCCAGCCGATCCCATCGTACGTGCATACGATCAAGCTGGTGAGGGTCCCTATATACTCGGTTGGGATGTGGCCGGCGTTATCGAGCAAGTCGGCCCTGAATGTACGCTTTTCCAGCCGGGTGATGAAGTCTTTTATGCGGGAAGCCTTATTCGGCCAGGATGCAATAGCGAGTTTCACTTGGTGGATGAACGGATCGTTGGACGAAAGCCGTCAACACTAGATTTTGCAAATGCCGCATCGCTGCCGTTAACAACGATCACGGCTTGGGAGAGTCTTTTTGATCGGCTAGGCATTTCTCAAGCTCCGGAATCCAACAAGAACAAATCGATCTTGATCATCGGTGCCGCAGGGGGCGTTGGATCCATCGCGCTGCAGCTTGCCCGTCTGGCGGGACTCACCGTAATCGGAACGGCGTCCAGACCAGAATCGATTCAATGGGTTGAAGAGCTGGGCGCCCAGTATGTGATCAATCATTACGAGGAATTCCTTCCTCAATTGCAGAAACTCGGCTTCGACCATGTCGACTATATCTTTTGCTTGAACCATACGGATCAGCATTGGCACAACATGACGCAGGTTATCGCTCCACAAGGAAAGATCTGTCTCATCGTGGAGAACGAAGCGCCTGTTGCACTAAACTTATTGAAGAGCAAGAGCGTTACGGTTGTTTGGGAGACCATGTTTACACGGTCCACTTTCAATACAGAGGACATCTTAGAACAGCATCGTCTGCTGAATCTACTGGCCGAACTTGTAGACGCAGGGAAAATCCGCACCGCTGTTACCGAGAGACTTTCTCCGATTAATGCCGCTAACTTGAAACTTGCCCATGCAAAAATCGAGTCGGGAAAAACCATCGGGAAGATTGTATTGGAGCATTTTAGTTGA